The Oryza glaberrima chromosome 9, OglaRS2, whole genome shotgun sequence genome includes a window with the following:
- the LOC127785182 gene encoding PRA1 family protein H isoform X2, protein MSSSSSSFKPNPLSLSVPDPALDRWLRDSGYLDILDSSASASASASTSSSPSATTTTAAASSTSTLINPTSAAAAVLAFARTLASVLALNPFARLSTTDLAAPTPSWSLAFLGPPGAASYSWPPTSTQARLRVQENVRRYARNYAALSILVFACCLYRMPMALLGMLAILIVWESVRYCRERWGLATRAPGVGQFLLHSAQIATAVLVYVCSLQFALVYAIGLSYAVMMLHASFRKLTPSSLPDPGNRNRRLQPK, encoded by the exons atgtcgtcttcgtcgtcgtcgttcaaGCCCAACCCGCTGTCGCTGAGTGTGCCGGACCCTGCTCTCGACCGCTGGCTCCGCGACTCCGGCTACCTCGACATCCTCGACTCCTCAGCctcagcctccgcctccgcctccacctcctcctccccctccgcaacgaccaccaccgccgccgcctcatccacATCCACTCTCATCaaccccacctccgccgccgccgccgtcctcgccttcgCCCGTACCCTCGCCTCGGTCCTCGCGCTCAACCCCTTCGCTCGGCTGTCTACTACCGACCTCGCCGCGCCCACTCCCTCTTGGTCCCTCGCCTTCCTCGGTCCGCCCGGAGCCGCGTCCTACTCCTGGCCCCCGACCTCGACCCAGGCCCGACTCCGCGTCCAGGAGAACGTCCGCCGCTACGCCCGCAATTACGCCGCGCTCTCCATCCTTGTCTTCGCTTGCTGCCT GTACCGGATGCCAATGGCGCTGTTGGGAATGTTAGCCATCCTCATCGTGTGGGAGAGTGTGAGGTACTGCCGGGAGCGTTGGGGACTCGCCACCCGGGCGCCCGGGGTTGGGCAGTTTCTCCTTCATTCTGCACAGATTG CTACTGCTGTGCTGGTTTATGTGTGCAGTCTGCAGTTTGCTCTTGTATATGCCATTGGGTTGAGTTATGCAG tgatgatgttgcatgcttcTTTTCGAAAATTGACTCCTTCAAGTCTACCTGATCCTGGGAACAGAAACAGGAGGTTGCAACCAAAATGA
- the LOC127785182 gene encoding PRA1 family protein H isoform X1, with protein MSSSSSSFKPNPLSLSVPDPALDRWLRDSGYLDILDSSASASASASTSSSPSATTTTAAASSTSTLINPTSAAAAVLAFARTLASVLALNPFARLSTTDLAAPTPSWSLAFLGPPGAASYSWPPTSTQARLRVQENVRRYARNYAALSILVFACCLYHMHCHLPSSLIVALIAFICSQSLRLRNISATAGVSRYRMPMALLGMLAILIVWESVRYCRERWGLATRAPGVGQFLLHSAQIATAVLVYVCSLQFALVYAIGLSYAVMMLHASFRKLTPSSLPDPGNRNRRLQPK; from the exons atgtcgtcttcgtcgtcgtcgttcaaGCCCAACCCGCTGTCGCTGAGTGTGCCGGACCCTGCTCTCGACCGCTGGCTCCGCGACTCCGGCTACCTCGACATCCTCGACTCCTCAGCctcagcctccgcctccgcctccacctcctcctccccctccgcaacgaccaccaccgccgccgcctcatccacATCCACTCTCATCaaccccacctccgccgccgccgccgtcctcgccttcgCCCGTACCCTCGCCTCGGTCCTCGCGCTCAACCCCTTCGCTCGGCTGTCTACTACCGACCTCGCCGCGCCCACTCCCTCTTGGTCCCTCGCCTTCCTCGGTCCGCCCGGAGCCGCGTCCTACTCCTGGCCCCCGACCTCGACCCAGGCCCGACTCCGCGTCCAGGAGAACGTCCGCCGCTACGCCCGCAATTACGCCGCGCTCTCCATCCTTGTCTTCGCTTGCTGCCTGTATCATATGCATTGCCACCTTCCTAGTTCGTTAATTGTTGCGCTTATTGCTTTTATCTGTTCCCAGTCTCTGCGTCTGAGAAATATTTCTGCTACTGCTGGTGTGTCCAGGTACCGGATGCCAATGGCGCTGTTGGGAATGTTAGCCATCCTCATCGTGTGGGAGAGTGTGAGGTACTGCCGGGAGCGTTGGGGACTCGCCACCCGGGCGCCCGGGGTTGGGCAGTTTCTCCTTCATTCTGCACAGATTG CTACTGCTGTGCTGGTTTATGTGTGCAGTCTGCAGTTTGCTCTTGTATATGCCATTGGGTTGAGTTATGCAG tgatgatgttgcatgcttcTTTTCGAAAATTGACTCCTTCAAGTCTACCTGATCCTGGGAACAGAAACAGGAGGTTGCAACCAAAATGA